The Rattus rattus isolate New Zealand chromosome X, Rrattus_CSIRO_v1, whole genome shotgun sequence genome has a window encoding:
- the Tceal1 gene encoding transcription elongation factor A protein-like 1, which translates to MENSHNESEEQPQSTPKVDEEQPAVEQSPENQCSEDDQSSEDLSSEEQSSDEEFFPEELLPELLPEMLLCEDRPPQECLPQKNAFEDRIPMEQPPCGIGKHKLEEGSFRERLARSRPQFRGDIHGRNLSNEEMIRAADELEEMKRVRNKLMIMHWKAKRSRPYPI; encoded by the coding sequence ATGGAAAACTCACACAATGAAAGTGAAGAACAACCACAGAGCACTCCAAAGGTCGACGAAGAGCAGCCTGCAGTGGAGCAGTCTCCTGAAAATCAGTGTTCTGAGGATGATCAATCCTCAGAGGATCTGTCATCCGAGGAGCAGTCCTCCGACGAGGAGTTCTTTCCTGAAGAGCTTCTGCCTGAGCTGCTGCCAGAGATGCTGCTATGTGAAGATCGTCCTCCACAGGAGTGCCTCCCACAGAAGAACGCGTTCGAGGACCGCATTCCCATGGAGCAACCTCCCTGTGGGATAGGCAAACACAAGCTAGAGGAGGGAAGTTTCAGAGAAAGGCTGGCCCGTTCCCGCCCTCAGTTTAGAGGAGACATCCACGGCAGAAATTTAAGTAATGAAGAAATGATCCGGGCAGCGGATGAGTTGGAAGAGATGAAGAGAGTACGAAATAAACTCATGATAATGCATTGGAAGGCAAAACGGAGCCGTCCTTACCCTATTTAA